One genomic window of Luteitalea pratensis includes the following:
- a CDS encoding pyridoxal-phosphate-dependent aminotransferase family protein, with amino-acid sequence MSFLPTTPRLLLGPGPSPVLPRVLEAMTAPQRSHLDPDMLALLDDIRRRLHGLFNVSAEGIALAVPGTGSSGLEAAVANVVQEGDAVLCVVTGYFGDRLAQVCQRYGANVTRLAGEWGRAIDPEAVRTALQHASFKAVTIVHAETSTGVLQPVQAVAALAREHGPRIIVDAVTSLGAHPVDVDGWGLDVVYSCSQKGLGAPSGFAPIAFNAASRAAARSRSFYLDLPLLEGYWIKRGYHHTISTPLVYALYEALCVIDEETMEARSARHARVHGEFVAELAEMGLSLLPPEGERLWTLNTVRIPERVTDEAKVRIALRDTHGIEIGAGLGPLAGKIWRVGLMGAGATSENVATLLSALKQEIG; translated from the coding sequence GTGAGCTTCCTTCCGACCACTCCGCGCCTGCTGCTCGGTCCAGGACCGAGTCCCGTCCTGCCCCGTGTCCTCGAGGCGATGACCGCGCCGCAACGCAGCCACCTCGACCCCGACATGCTGGCGCTGCTGGACGACATCCGCCGGCGACTGCACGGACTGTTCAACGTCAGCGCCGAGGGCATCGCGCTTGCCGTGCCCGGCACCGGCTCGTCGGGGCTCGAGGCCGCCGTGGCCAACGTGGTCCAGGAGGGCGACGCAGTGCTCTGCGTAGTCACCGGCTACTTCGGCGATCGGCTTGCCCAGGTCTGCCAGCGGTATGGCGCGAACGTGACACGGCTGGCCGGCGAGTGGGGAAGGGCCATCGATCCGGAGGCGGTGCGGACGGCGCTGCAGCATGCGTCGTTCAAGGCTGTGACGATCGTCCATGCGGAAACGTCCACCGGCGTACTCCAGCCCGTGCAGGCCGTGGCGGCCCTTGCCCGCGAGCACGGCCCGCGGATCATCGTCGACGCGGTCACCTCACTTGGCGCGCACCCGGTCGACGTCGACGGCTGGGGGCTCGACGTCGTCTACAGTTGCAGCCAGAAGGGCCTCGGGGCGCCGTCAGGCTTTGCACCCATTGCGTTCAATGCCGCTAGCCGCGCGGCTGCCCGGAGCCGCAGCTTCTACCTGGACCTGCCGCTGCTCGAGGGCTACTGGATCAAGCGCGGGTACCACCACACCATCTCGACGCCGCTGGTCTACGCGCTGTACGAGGCGTTGTGCGTCATCGATGAAGAGACGATGGAGGCGCGCTCGGCGCGGCATGCCCGCGTGCACGGCGAGTTCGTGGCAGAGTTGGCGGAGATGGGCCTGTCGTTGCTGCCACCCGAGGGCGAGCGGCTGTGGACGCTCAACACCGTTCGCATCCCCGAGCGGGTCACCGACGAAGCGAAGGTCCGCATCGCCTTGCGCGACACGCACGGCATCGAGATCGGCGCCGGCCTCGGCCCCCTGGCCGGCAAGATCTGGCGCGTCGGCCTGATGGGCGCAGGCGCGACGAGCGAAAACGTCGCGACCCTTCTCTCGGCCCTCAAACAAGAGATCGGATAA
- a CDS encoding precorrin-2 dehydrogenase/sirohydrochlorin ferrochelatase family protein, giving the protein MFYPIYLDLHGRPCLVVGGGPIATGKVRGLVEAGALVTVVAPAVGADVVAWHESRVIVWHEREFVAEDLDGQFLVYAATDDREVNARIYRLADQANRVANAVDDLDHCNFIAPAVARQGVVQVAISTAGSSPALAKQIRDQVQHEVLTPEVAALAEYLGSWRSEVKRHIDTYQRRQDLWEGVLEGCVPGLLANGQQPRADEAMREYLRRAAAPHDPHARCVVRDERPDVCRACKGV; this is encoded by the coding sequence ATGTTCTACCCGATCTACCTGGACCTGCACGGCCGGCCGTGTCTCGTGGTCGGCGGCGGCCCGATCGCGACCGGCAAGGTGCGCGGACTGGTGGAGGCCGGTGCGCTCGTGACGGTGGTGGCGCCGGCTGTCGGCGCCGACGTGGTCGCGTGGCACGAGTCGCGGGTCATCGTCTGGCACGAGAGAGAATTCGTCGCAGAGGATCTCGACGGGCAGTTCCTGGTGTATGCGGCGACCGACGACCGCGAGGTGAACGCGCGCATCTATCGGCTCGCCGATCAGGCCAACCGTGTCGCCAATGCGGTGGACGATCTCGATCACTGCAACTTCATCGCGCCTGCCGTGGCCAGGCAGGGGGTGGTCCAGGTGGCGATCTCCACCGCCGGCAGCAGCCCGGCGCTGGCCAAGCAGATTCGCGACCAGGTCCAGCACGAGGTGCTGACACCCGAGGTCGCGGCCCTGGCCGAGTACCTCGGGAGTTGGCGGTCCGAGGTCAAGCGGCACATCGACACGTATCAACGCCGCCAGGATCTCTGGGAAGGCGTCCTCGAAGGCTGCGTCCCCGGCCTGCTGGCGAACGGCCAGCAGCCACGCGCCGACGAGGCGATGCGTGAGTACCTGCGTCGGGCGGCCGCCCCGCACGACCCGCACGCGCGCTGCGTGGTGCGCGACGAACGGCCCGACGTGTGCCGGGCCTGCAAGGGAGTCTGA
- a CDS encoding LamG domain-containing protein has product MTETWTFDRLDQIGGHPTTVLGSPRVIDSPPGKAVEFDGVDDALLVGAHPLAGAATFTWEAIFRPDGGARAQRWFHLQEDGSDNRMLFEIRVAGDRWFLDAFAYSNGNEKALINKEALHAVGEWYHVAAVYDGTTYSNYVNGVQQLAFPIVLVPQGKGRASVGVRVTLVDYFKGAVHSARFTRRALTPAEFTGIRRQR; this is encoded by the coding sequence ATGACCGAGACCTGGACCTTTGATCGGCTCGACCAGATTGGCGGGCATCCGACCACTGTGCTGGGCAGCCCGCGCGTGATCGACTCGCCGCCCGGCAAGGCGGTCGAGTTCGACGGCGTCGACGACGCGCTGCTGGTCGGCGCGCATCCTTTGGCCGGCGCGGCGACCTTCACGTGGGAGGCGATCTTCCGGCCCGATGGTGGCGCACGCGCGCAGCGCTGGTTCCACCTGCAGGAGGATGGCAGCGACAACCGGATGCTGTTCGAGATTCGGGTCGCCGGCGACCGCTGGTTCCTGGACGCGTTCGCGTACAGCAACGGCAACGAGAAGGCGCTCATCAACAAGGAAGCCCTGCACGCTGTCGGCGAGTGGTACCACGTGGCGGCCGTCTACGACGGCACCACGTACAGCAACTACGTCAACGGCGTGCAGCAGTTGGCGTTCCCCATCGTCCTCGTGCCGCAGGGCAAGGGCCGCGCGTCGGTCGGCGTGCGGGTGACGCTGGTCGACTACTTCAAGGGCGCCGTGCATTCCGCGCGCTTCACCAGGCGCGCGCTGACGCCGGCGGAGTTCACGGGTATACGCAGGCAACGCTGA
- a CDS encoding Gfo/Idh/MocA family protein has product MSTQDNRAHDIATPHGVSRRNFIATAAGVGAAVTIVPRHVLGRGLQAPSDLVNVAVVGVSGMGASNTRAVMSQNITALCDVDTALLDARLARWSEEAAPVGAAAARGGAGRQGTPAWPAWKDWGTTQAQQAANARFPADDPAANLQKFVGAASRIRKYQDYRVMFEQQKDIDAVIIATPDHMHAVIASAAMDLGKHVYVQKPMAWCVSEARHLARRAAETKVQAQCGNQRHSADENRRGVDYITSGVVGDVTQVHVWTNRPIWPQGIPRPTVATPADTRRGLISQQAVMQAGASTLAPTTAPPSTLAWDLFLGVAPVVEYSPIYHPFNWRGWVDWGQGALGDMGAHLIDFPVWSLDLDLPTAVETTSTPFNELTFPLATMTHYDFPAKGRRPAVRMTWYDGGFMPPTPEELDGDARLVTSGGILYIGTKGKLLCNEGMPPRLLPSTLHNSTGAPKETLARVPHQAHEMNWIRSIKGQDTLSSPFSYAAHLHEIMLLGLVSLRAKSKIHYDAANMRVTNNANANQYLTREYRDGWRS; this is encoded by the coding sequence ATGAGCACGCAAGACAATCGCGCCCACGACATCGCGACGCCGCACGGCGTGTCGCGACGCAACTTCATCGCCACGGCCGCCGGCGTCGGCGCAGCGGTCACGATCGTGCCGCGGCACGTGCTCGGCAGGGGCTTGCAGGCGCCCAGTGATCTGGTGAACGTGGCCGTCGTCGGCGTCAGCGGCATGGGCGCCAGCAACACGCGCGCGGTGATGAGCCAGAACATCACGGCGCTGTGCGATGTGGACACGGCGCTGCTGGACGCGCGGCTCGCACGGTGGAGTGAGGAGGCCGCACCAGTTGGGGCGGCAGCAGCACGCGGCGGCGCCGGCCGCCAGGGGACGCCCGCGTGGCCCGCCTGGAAGGACTGGGGTACCACCCAGGCGCAGCAGGCGGCGAACGCGCGCTTCCCGGCCGACGATCCTGCCGCGAACCTCCAGAAGTTCGTCGGTGCCGCCTCGCGCATCCGCAAGTACCAGGACTACCGGGTGATGTTCGAGCAGCAGAAGGACATCGACGCGGTCATCATCGCCACCCCCGACCACATGCACGCGGTCATCGCCTCGGCGGCGATGGATCTCGGCAAGCACGTGTACGTGCAGAAGCCGATGGCGTGGTGCGTGTCGGAAGCGCGGCATCTCGCACGGCGCGCGGCCGAGACGAAGGTGCAGGCGCAGTGCGGCAACCAGCGACACTCCGCCGACGAGAACCGGCGCGGCGTGGACTACATCACCTCCGGTGTGGTCGGCGACGTCACGCAGGTGCATGTGTGGACCAACCGCCCCATCTGGCCGCAGGGCATCCCCCGTCCAACGGTGGCCACGCCCGCGGACACCCGTCGCGGCCTCATCAGCCAGCAGGCCGTCATGCAGGCGGGTGCCAGCACGCTCGCGCCCACGACGGCGCCACCCTCGACACTCGCGTGGGATCTGTTCCTCGGCGTGGCACCGGTCGTGGAGTACAGCCCGATCTATCACCCGTTCAACTGGCGCGGCTGGGTGGATTGGGGACAGGGCGCCCTCGGCGACATGGGCGCGCACCTGATCGACTTCCCGGTCTGGTCGCTCGATCTCGACCTGCCCACGGCCGTCGAGACCACGTCCACGCCCTTCAACGAGCTCACGTTCCCGTTGGCGACGATGACGCACTACGACTTCCCGGCCAAGGGACGCCGGCCGGCCGTACGCATGACGTGGTACGACGGCGGATTCATGCCGCCGACGCCGGAGGAACTCGACGGCGACGCCAGGCTGGTCACCTCGGGAGGCATTCTCTACATCGGCACGAAGGGCAAGCTGTTGTGCAACGAGGGCATGCCGCCGCGCTTGCTGCCGTCCACGCTGCACAATTCGACCGGCGCACCGAAGGAGACGCTCGCCCGCGTGCCGCACCAGGCCCACGAGATGAACTGGATTCGGTCGATCAAGGGGCAGGACACACTCTCGAGTCCGTTTTCCTACGCCGCGCACCTGCACGAGATCATGCTGCTCGGCCTCGTGTCGTTGCGGGCGAAGTCGAAGATTCACTACGACGCCGCGAACATGCGCGTGACCAACAACGCCAACGCCAACCAGTACCTTACACGCGAGTACAGGGACGGGTGGCGTTCTTGA
- a CDS encoding sugar phosphate isomerase/epimerase family protein produces MKAAGFEGVEGRVIPVPQAAKMREVAEKLGMRVHSVLYGWAEFNSPDAAEVKRTFDESADALRTAQAFGAETVLLVPCRISGGGNRSGAISKSPVLRMPRPWEFQIEFDPANGHLTRVVFGDNAPYADYIAAHNHATDTSREWVSRLIPIAEKTGVVIALENVSNNLWVTPATFRHFVASFRSPWVKAYYDIGNHVRCAPPEQWILTLGELLAKVHVKDYLLDPADPDGRGRSVNIREGSVRWAVLRQALESIKYNGWMTIESNGDIPFEERNRRLDLILAGT; encoded by the coding sequence ATGAAGGCGGCGGGTTTCGAGGGCGTCGAGGGCCGCGTCATCCCGGTGCCACAAGCCGCGAAGATGCGCGAGGTCGCAGAGAAGCTCGGCATGCGGGTCCACTCGGTGCTCTACGGGTGGGCCGAGTTCAACAGTCCTGATGCGGCCGAGGTCAAGCGCACCTTCGACGAGAGCGCGGATGCGCTGCGGACGGCGCAGGCATTCGGCGCCGAAACCGTCCTGCTCGTGCCCTGTCGCATCAGCGGTGGCGGCAATCGCTCAGGTGCAATCTCGAAGAGCCCCGTGCTTCGCATGCCGCGACCCTGGGAGTTCCAGATCGAGTTCGACCCGGCCAATGGTCATCTCACCCGCGTTGTGTTCGGCGACAACGCGCCGTACGCGGACTACATCGCAGCCCACAATCACGCCACCGACACCTCGCGCGAGTGGGTGAGCCGCCTGATCCCGATCGCGGAGAAGACCGGTGTCGTGATCGCGCTCGAGAACGTCAGCAACAACCTGTGGGTAACCCCTGCGACGTTCCGCCACTTCGTCGCCTCGTTCCGCAGCCCGTGGGTGAAGGCCTACTACGACATCGGCAACCACGTGCGGTGTGCTCCACCGGAGCAGTGGATCCTCACGCTTGGCGAGCTCCTCGCGAAGGTGCACGTCAAGGACTACCTGCTGGATCCCGCCGATCCGGACGGGCGCGGCCGTTCCGTGAACATCCGCGAAGGCAGCGTGCGCTGGGCGGTGCTGCGCCAGGCGCTGGAATCGATCAAGTACAACGGGTGGATGACCATCGAAAGCAACGGCGACATCCCGTTCGAGGAGCGGAACCGCCGGCTCGATCTGATTCTCGCCGGCACGTAG
- the cobA gene encoding uroporphyrinogen-III C-methyltransferase, translating to MSEGKVVLVGAGPGAPDLITLRGVEALRRADVVLYDRLTHPALLEHAPGDAERIYCGRAPGAPGDDRQESIHDLMVRHARAGRVVVRLKGGDPFVFGRGGEEMLALAEAGVAFEVVPGVTSSIGVPGTAGIPVTHRGISAAFAVFAAHEADDAAGPAVDWHVAARIPTAVFLMGVERLPIIVARLTAHGRRVDTPIAVIERGTLDGQRVTIGTLGNILARTKDVRPPATIVVGDVVSVRESVLALQSGEPAWQVAAALAPREVEPTRAASATRRRA from the coding sequence GTGAGTGAAGGCAAGGTCGTTCTCGTCGGTGCAGGGCCCGGGGCCCCGGACCTGATCACCCTGCGCGGCGTCGAGGCGCTGCGGCGCGCCGACGTGGTGCTCTATGACCGGCTCACGCACCCCGCGCTGCTGGAGCATGCCCCCGGCGACGCCGAGCGCATCTACTGCGGCCGCGCACCCGGTGCGCCCGGCGACGATCGCCAGGAGAGCATCCACGACCTGATGGTCCGCCACGCGCGCGCCGGCCGCGTCGTCGTGCGGCTCAAAGGCGGTGACCCGTTCGTCTTCGGCCGCGGTGGTGAGGAAATGCTCGCGCTCGCCGAAGCGGGGGTCGCATTCGAAGTCGTGCCGGGCGTCACGTCGTCGATTGGCGTCCCCGGCACCGCGGGCATTCCCGTGACCCACCGCGGCATTTCGGCCGCCTTTGCCGTCTTCGCCGCACACGAGGCCGACGACGCGGCCGGGCCCGCCGTCGACTGGCACGTGGCGGCGCGCATCCCGACGGCGGTGTTCCTGATGGGCGTCGAGCGGCTCCCCATCATCGTCGCCAGGCTGACTGCGCATGGGCGTCGCGTCGACACGCCCATCGCCGTGATCGAGCGCGGCACCTTGGACGGGCAGCGCGTGACCATCGGGACGCTCGGCAACATCCTCGCGCGCACGAAGGACGTCCGTCCGCCCGCGACGATCGTCGTCGGCGACGTGGTCTCGGTCCGCGAGTCGGTCCTGGCGCTGCAGTCGGGCGAGCCCGCCTGGCAGGTCGCCGCCGCGCTGGCCCCACGCGAGGTGGAACCAACGCGCGCAGCGTCGGCCACGCGTCGCCGCGCGTGA
- a CDS encoding Gfo/Idh/MocA family protein, with product MAVRVGIVGAGLWGGNHAVALKDHPGCTLSVICDQDAARAQALADRCGCAWTTSVDDVAASDVDAVTVATPDHLHAAPVLAMLAAGKHVLVEKPLATTVAEAQAMVDAADRAGRSLMVDFHARWHPLYMGAKAYVERGDLGAPVMAYARLSDTIHVPTSMLSWGSQSGPEWFLFPHTMDLIRWLFQREPVEVYAKGTRGVLERRGINCWDTIQAIVEFDGGAIATFETSWIVPDSFTNVVDNRITVYGDRGGLEVKNEPSLWAFTDRFHTPFSSTAVTRYGKAWGYQYEPLRYFVDCVGQGVAPESTGRDGLVVTAMIAATLRSLAEKRPIRMADVLPAV from the coding sequence ATGGCGGTGCGAGTCGGAATCGTGGGGGCCGGGCTGTGGGGTGGCAACCACGCGGTGGCATTGAAGGATCATCCGGGCTGCACGCTGTCCGTGATCTGCGATCAGGACGCCGCGCGCGCGCAGGCCCTCGCCGACCGGTGCGGCTGCGCCTGGACGACGAGCGTCGATGACGTCGCGGCGAGCGACGTCGATGCCGTCACGGTGGCGACGCCCGATCATCTGCATGCCGCCCCCGTGCTCGCGATGCTCGCCGCGGGCAAGCACGTGCTGGTCGAGAAGCCGCTCGCGACGACAGTCGCCGAGGCACAGGCGATGGTGGACGCCGCCGATCGTGCAGGACGATCGCTGATGGTCGACTTCCACGCACGCTGGCACCCCCTGTACATGGGCGCGAAGGCGTACGTCGAGCGTGGCGATCTCGGCGCTCCGGTCATGGCGTACGCCCGCCTCAGCGACACGATCCACGTCCCGACGTCGATGCTCTCGTGGGGCAGCCAGTCCGGCCCTGAATGGTTCCTCTTCCCGCACACGATGGACCTGATCCGCTGGCTCTTCCAGCGCGAGCCGGTGGAGGTCTACGCCAAGGGCACGCGCGGCGTGCTCGAGCGCCGCGGCATCAACTGCTGGGACACGATCCAGGCGATCGTCGAGTTCGACGGCGGCGCGATCGCCACGTTCGAGACGTCGTGGATCGTCCCCGACAGTTTCACCAACGTCGTCGACAACCGCATCACCGTGTACGGCGATCGAGGCGGACTCGAGGTCAAGAACGAGCCGTCACTCTGGGCGTTCACCGATCGGTTCCACACGCCGTTCTCCTCGACCGCGGTGACGCGGTACGGCAAGGCCTGGGGCTACCAGTACGAGCCGCTGCGCTATTTCGTAGACTGTGTCGGCCAGGGCGTCGCGCCCGAGAGCACCGGCCGCGATGGCCTCGTCGTCACCGCGATGATCGCCGCCACGCTCCGGTCGCTGGCCGAGAAGCGTCCCATCCGGATGGCCGATGTCCTGCCAGCTGTCTGA
- a CDS encoding NADPH-dependent assimilatory sulfite reductase hemoprotein subunit, which produces MSKLNNEQVKAESQGLRGPLSDDLASSDAFLSEAGKLLIKFHGSYEQTNRDKRGAAAREYIFMVRSKLPGGRLTAAQYLAHDEIATHHGNGTLRITTRQGIQFHGVVKGHLRDTIRELNHALVTTFGACGDVVRNVMCCPAPTDNPKRLAVQRFADVLCAETLPKTKAYHQIWVDGQAIVADEEDPLYGATYLPRKFKVAIAFAGDNCMDIFTNDAGLIALFDEDGALAGFNVIAGGGMGVTHNKESTFARLADMVGFVTPGHAVEVIKAIVTVHRDFGDRTDRKHARLKYVLHEWGVEKFRQELQSRVTFPIEPPREMPTFVVDDHLGWNQHGPDAWSLGLPIDSGRIADVGDQRVRTGIREVVSRFVGEVQLTAQQNILLSGIRSADREAVEAVLDAHGIVTVGRISGLRRNSLACPAMPTCGLAISEAERVLPRVLGELDQVLEDVGLPGHPIVFRMTGCPNGCARPYVAEVALVGRSLDKYMLYLGGDVAGTRLARPFLDLVPLGSVARTLKPLFERYRDQRREAEDFGDFCDRLGLDTLKAIVAEATAASQPQPVA; this is translated from the coding sequence ATGAGCAAGTTGAACAACGAGCAGGTCAAGGCGGAGAGTCAGGGACTGCGAGGCCCCCTGTCGGATGACCTCGCCAGCTCGGATGCCTTCCTCAGCGAGGCGGGCAAGCTCCTCATCAAGTTCCACGGGTCCTACGAGCAGACCAACCGCGACAAGCGGGGCGCCGCCGCCAGGGAGTACATCTTCATGGTGCGCAGCAAGCTGCCCGGCGGGCGGCTGACGGCAGCGCAATACCTGGCGCACGACGAGATCGCGACCCATCACGGCAACGGCACGCTGCGCATCACGACGCGGCAGGGCATCCAGTTCCACGGCGTCGTCAAGGGACACCTGCGCGACACGATCCGTGAGCTCAATCATGCCCTCGTGACGACGTTCGGCGCCTGCGGCGACGTCGTCCGCAACGTGATGTGCTGCCCGGCACCGACCGACAACCCGAAGCGGCTCGCGGTGCAGCGGTTTGCCGACGTGCTGTGCGCGGAAACATTGCCGAAGACGAAGGCCTACCACCAGATCTGGGTCGACGGCCAGGCCATCGTCGCCGACGAGGAAGACCCGCTCTACGGCGCCACCTACCTGCCGCGCAAGTTCAAGGTCGCGATTGCGTTTGCGGGCGACAACTGCATGGACATCTTCACGAACGACGCGGGACTGATTGCGTTGTTCGACGAAGACGGCGCGCTGGCGGGCTTCAACGTGATCGCCGGTGGCGGCATGGGCGTCACCCACAACAAGGAGTCGACGTTTGCGCGCCTCGCGGACATGGTGGGGTTCGTTACGCCCGGGCATGCGGTCGAGGTGATCAAGGCGATCGTGACGGTACACCGCGATTTCGGTGACCGTACCGATCGCAAGCACGCGCGCCTGAAGTACGTGCTGCACGAGTGGGGCGTCGAGAAGTTCCGGCAGGAACTGCAGTCGCGCGTCACGTTCCCGATCGAGCCGCCGCGGGAGATGCCCACCTTCGTCGTCGACGATCACCTCGGCTGGAACCAGCACGGCCCCGACGCGTGGAGCCTGGGGCTGCCGATCGACAGCGGCCGCATCGCGGACGTGGGCGATCAGCGCGTCCGCACCGGCATCCGCGAGGTCGTCAGCCGCTTTGTCGGCGAGGTCCAGCTGACGGCGCAGCAGAACATCCTGCTCTCGGGCATCCGATCGGCGGACCGCGAAGCCGTCGAAGCGGTGCTCGATGCGCATGGCATCGTGACCGTCGGCCGGATCAGCGGCCTGCGCCGCAACAGCCTGGCCTGCCCGGCCATGCCCACGTGCGGCCTGGCCATCAGCGAGGCCGAACGCGTGCTGCCGCGGGTGCTCGGCGAACTCGATCAGGTGCTCGAGGATGTCGGCCTCCCGGGTCACCCGATTGTGTTCCGCATGACCGGTTGCCCCAACGGCTGTGCCCGCCCATACGTGGCCGAGGTCGCACTCGTCGGACGCTCGCTCGACAAGTACATGCTGTATCTCGGCGGCGACGTCGCCGGTACTCGCCTGGCGCGGCCGTTCCTCGACCTCGTGCCGCTCGGATCGGTCGCGCGGACGCTGAAGCCGCTGTTCGAGCGATACCGCGACCAGCGCCGGGAGGCGGAGGACTTCGGCGACTTCTGCGACCGTCTCGGCCTGGACACGCTCAAGGCGATCGTCGCGGAGGCGACCGCGGCGTCGCAGCCGCAGCCGGTGGCGTAA
- the cysD gene encoding sulfate adenylyltransferase subunit CysD has product MNTFPVELADEAIYVLREAAAQFERPAILFSGGKDSIVITHLAVRAFAPSPVPFPLLHVDTGHNFAETIVYRDHLAASLGLELIVRSVQDSLDRGRVQEERGRYASRNVLQTVTLLDAIEELNLDACIGGARRDEEKARAKERIFSVRDEFGQWDARRQRPELFDMLNGRISPGQHVRVFPISNWTELDVWEYIRAEGIEIPSIYFAHERDVFDRDGLLWADSPFINKGPDEVPYRAQVRFRTVGDMTCTAAVASAAVSLDAVIAEIASSELSERGARIDDKRSEAAMERRKREGYF; this is encoded by the coding sequence GTGAACACGTTCCCCGTCGAACTGGCCGACGAGGCCATCTACGTGCTGCGGGAGGCCGCGGCGCAATTCGAGCGACCGGCGATCCTGTTCTCTGGCGGCAAGGACTCGATCGTGATCACGCACCTGGCGGTGCGTGCCTTCGCGCCGTCGCCGGTGCCGTTCCCGCTGCTGCACGTCGACACGGGCCACAATTTCGCCGAGACGATCGTCTATCGCGATCACCTCGCCGCCTCGCTCGGCCTCGAGCTCATCGTCCGCTCCGTGCAGGATTCGCTCGACCGCGGCCGGGTCCAGGAAGAACGCGGCCGGTACGCGAGCCGCAACGTCCTTCAGACGGTGACCCTTCTCGACGCCATCGAGGAACTCAATCTCGACGCGTGCATCGGCGGCGCCAGGCGCGACGAGGAGAAGGCGCGGGCCAAGGAACGCATCTTCTCGGTGCGCGACGAGTTCGGGCAGTGGGATGCACGGCGCCAGCGCCCCGAGTTGTTCGACATGCTGAACGGGCGGATCTCGCCAGGCCAGCACGTGCGCGTGTTTCCCATCTCCAACTGGACGGAACTCGACGTGTGGGAATACATCCGCGCCGAGGGCATCGAGATTCCGTCCATCTACTTCGCCCACGAACGCGACGTCTTCGACCGTGACGGGTTGCTGTGGGCCGACTCGCCGTTCATCAACAAGGGACCCGACGAAGTGCCGTACCGGGCGCAGGTCAGGTTCCGCACCGTCGGCGACATGACCTGCACGGCCGCCGTCGCGTCCGCCGCCGTGTCACTCGACGCGGTCATCGCCGAGATTGCTTCGTCGGAGCTCTCCGAGCGCGGCGCCCGCATCGACGACAAACGCTCCGAGGCCGCGATGGAGCGGCGCAAACGGGAAGGATATTTCTAG
- a CDS encoding sulfate adenylyltransferase subunit 1 yields MDLLRLATAGSVDDGKSTLIGRLLYETGSVPKDRLEAIEAASRRRGAEGLDLSLLTDGLIAEREQGITIDVAHVYFATSRRRFIIADTPGHVEYTRNMVTGASTAAVSVILIDARNGLVEQTHRHYFISALLRIPTVVVCVNKMDLVDYSQARFDAIAAAFRAMAAPVQPANQVLHILPVSSLHGENVTRKSPHLGWYHGPTLLDVLHGADTHQRSALPGRLQVQRVLRPRHEGALDIRTYAGRITSGTFAVGDDVVVQPGDRRSRIASLTRHGRVVTRAEAGESVSLDLTDDIDVGRGSVLAPPDAAPVARQAFDATLCWLDEQPLRLDRVYLLQHGVRRVRAKVTAISGLVDVTTLQVTTPGPAELRLNQLATVSLRLGEPIHADAYADNPPNGAFVIIDTDTSSTAGVGFVAAPAASPAATEL; encoded by the coding sequence ATGGACCTGCTTCGCCTGGCCACGGCCGGATCCGTGGACGATGGCAAGAGCACGTTGATCGGCCGCCTGCTCTACGAAACCGGATCGGTGCCCAAGGATCGCCTCGAGGCGATCGAGGCGGCCAGCCGCCGGCGCGGTGCCGAGGGCCTCGACCTGTCGCTGCTGACCGATGGCCTGATCGCCGAACGCGAGCAGGGCATCACCATCGACGTCGCGCACGTCTACTTCGCCACCTCCCGGCGCCGCTTCATCATCGCGGACACGCCGGGCCACGTCGAGTACACCCGCAACATGGTCACGGGCGCCTCGACGGCGGCCGTCTCGGTGATCCTGATCGACGCGCGCAACGGCCTCGTCGAGCAGACGCATCGGCACTACTTCATCTCCGCCCTGCTCCGCATCCCGACCGTCGTCGTCTGCGTGAACAAGATGGACCTGGTCGACTACTCGCAGGCGCGCTTCGACGCCATTGCCGCGGCCTTCCGCGCGATGGCCGCGCCTGTGCAGCCGGCCAACCAGGTGCTGCACATCCTGCCGGTGTCGTCGCTGCACGGCGAGAACGTGACCAGGAAGTCGCCACATCTCGGCTGGTACCACGGCCCGACACTGCTCGACGTGCTCCACGGCGCCGACACGCACCAGCGCAGCGCCCTGCCGGGCCGGTTGCAGGTGCAGCGGGTGCTGCGGCCGCGGCACGAGGGCGCCCTCGACATCCGCACCTACGCGGGCCGCATCACCAGCGGGACCTTCGCCGTCGGCGACGACGTGGTCGTGCAGCCGGGCGATCGACGCAGCCGCATCGCCAGCCTGACCCGCCACGGCCGTGTCGTCACCCGCGCCGAAGCCGGCGAATCGGTGAGCCTGGACCTCACCGACGACATCGACGTCGGCCGCGGCAGCGTGCTGGCGCCGCCAGACGCGGCGCCTGTGGCACGGCAGGCCTTCGATGCCACCCTGTGCTGGCTGGACGAGCAGCCGCTGCGCCTCGATCGCGTGTACCTGCTGCAGCACGGCGTCAGGCGCGTGCGCGCCAAGGTGACGGCCATCTCGGGACTCGTCGACGTCACGACCCTGCAGGTGACCACGCCAGGGCCGGCTGAACTCCGGCTGAACCAGCTCGCGACAGTGTCGTTGCGCCTCGGCGAGCCCATCCACGCGGACGCCTACGCGGACAACCCGCCCAACGGCGCCTTCGTGATCATCGATACGGACACCAGCAGCACGGCAGGCGTCGGCTTCGTGGCCGCGCCCGCGGCCAGTCCGGCCGCCACGGAGCTGTAG